One window of Channa argus isolate prfri chromosome 4, Channa argus male v1.0, whole genome shotgun sequence genomic DNA carries:
- the cers3b gene encoding ceramide synthase 2 isoform X2: MLQTVGKWLWWDHLWLPRNVSWSDLEDSEGRVYAKGFHLYAALPCALGLLLVRYLFERYLAIPLANVWGIRDRIRLTAEPNLILEMYFCTQARAPSQADVRSLCKKTSWPERRVQVWFRRRRNQERPGLRKRFCEASWRCVFYFFAFVGGILALYDKPWFYNLKEVWADFPKQSMLPSQYWYYLLEMGFYLSLLLSLSFDVKRKDFKEQVIHHIATLTLLGFSWISNYIRVGTLVMAIHDSADILLEGAKVFNYAKWHGTANGIFVVFTVLFMVTRLVIFPFWVIHCTWVYPLEQFAPFFGYYFFNAMLLVLQILHLYWAVLILQMLEGDDRSDEEEDDDDSSKERNHKLSHTNGAGARGRANGH; the protein is encoded by the exons ATGTTGCAGACAGTCGGTAAGTGGCTGTGGTGGGATCATCTGTGGCTCCCGCGAAATGTCTCCTGGTCTGATCTGGAGGACAGTGAAGGTCGTGTCTATGCTAAAGGCTTTCACCTTTATGCTGCTTTGCCCTGCGCCCTTGGTCTGCTTTTAGTCAGATACCTGTTTGAGAG GTACCTGGCCATACCACTGGCTAATGTTTGGGGAATCAGGGACAGGATCCGCCTGACAGCAGAACCAAATCTAATCCtagaaatgtatttctgcaCCCAAGCACGAGCTCCATCACAG GCTGATGTGAGGTCTTTGTGTAAGAAAACAAGTTGGCCAGAAAGGAGGGTTCAAGTGTGgttcaggaggaggaggaaccaGGAGCGACCAGGGCTTCGGAAAAGATTCTGTGAAGCCAG CTGgagatgtgtgttttatttttttgcatttgtcgGTGGAATCCTAGCTCTCTATGAT AAACCGTGGTTTTATAATCTGAAGGAAGTTTGGGCGGACTTCCCTAAACAG TCCATGCTACCATCTCAGTACTGGTATTACCTCCTGGAAATGGGCTTCTACTTATCTCTACTTCTCAGCCTCTCGTTTGATGTGAAAAGGAAA GACTTTAAAGAACAGGTGATTCATCATATAGCCACGCTTACTCTTCTAGGTTTCTCCTGGATTTCAAACTACATCCGCGTTGGCACCCTTGTGATGGCAATTCATGACTCTGCTGATATACTACTAGAG GGTGCAAAGGTATTCAACTATGCCAAGTGGCATGGGACTGCTAACGGCATATTTGTGGTGTTTACAGTTCTCTTTATGGTGACAAGActtgttatttttcctttctg GGTGATCCACTGTACATGGGTATACCCACTCGAGCAGTTTGCTCCCTTTTTTGGCTACTACTTCTTTAATGCCATGCTGTTGGTTCTACAGATACTCCATCTCTACTGGGCTGTTCTCATTTTACAAATG CTTGAAGGCGATGACAGGagtgatgaagaggaagatgacGATGACTCATCAAAGGAAAGAAACCACAAATTGAGTCACACGAATGGTGCTGGAGCTAGAGGTCGGGCTAATGGCcactaa
- the cers3b gene encoding ceramide synthase 2 isoform X1 — MLQTVGKWLWWDHLWLPRNVSWSDLEDSEGRVYAKGFHLYAALPCALGLLLVRYLFERYLAIPLANVWGIRDRIRLTAEPNLILEMYFCTQARAPSQADVRSLCKKTSWPERRVQVWFRRRRNQERPGLRKRFCEASWRCVFYFFAFVGGILALYDKPWFYNLKEVWADFPKQSMLPSQYWYYLLEMGFYLSLLLSLSFDVKRKDFKEQVIHHIATLTLLGFSWISNYIRVGTLVMAIHDSADILLEGAKVFNYAKWHGTANGIFVVFTVLFMVTRLVIFPFWVIHCTWVYPLEQFAPFFGYYFFNAMLLVLQILHLYWAVLILQMVCKFIFGKLEGDDRSDEEEDDDDSSKERNHKLSHTNGAGARGRANGH; from the exons ATGTTGCAGACAGTCGGTAAGTGGCTGTGGTGGGATCATCTGTGGCTCCCGCGAAATGTCTCCTGGTCTGATCTGGAGGACAGTGAAGGTCGTGTCTATGCTAAAGGCTTTCACCTTTATGCTGCTTTGCCCTGCGCCCTTGGTCTGCTTTTAGTCAGATACCTGTTTGAGAG GTACCTGGCCATACCACTGGCTAATGTTTGGGGAATCAGGGACAGGATCCGCCTGACAGCAGAACCAAATCTAATCCtagaaatgtatttctgcaCCCAAGCACGAGCTCCATCACAG GCTGATGTGAGGTCTTTGTGTAAGAAAACAAGTTGGCCAGAAAGGAGGGTTCAAGTGTGgttcaggaggaggaggaaccaGGAGCGACCAGGGCTTCGGAAAAGATTCTGTGAAGCCAG CTGgagatgtgtgttttatttttttgcatttgtcgGTGGAATCCTAGCTCTCTATGAT AAACCGTGGTTTTATAATCTGAAGGAAGTTTGGGCGGACTTCCCTAAACAG TCCATGCTACCATCTCAGTACTGGTATTACCTCCTGGAAATGGGCTTCTACTTATCTCTACTTCTCAGCCTCTCGTTTGATGTGAAAAGGAAA GACTTTAAAGAACAGGTGATTCATCATATAGCCACGCTTACTCTTCTAGGTTTCTCCTGGATTTCAAACTACATCCGCGTTGGCACCCTTGTGATGGCAATTCATGACTCTGCTGATATACTACTAGAG GGTGCAAAGGTATTCAACTATGCCAAGTGGCATGGGACTGCTAACGGCATATTTGTGGTGTTTACAGTTCTCTTTATGGTGACAAGActtgttatttttcctttctg GGTGATCCACTGTACATGGGTATACCCACTCGAGCAGTTTGCTCCCTTTTTTGGCTACTACTTCTTTAATGCCATGCTGTTGGTTCTACAGATACTCCATCTCTACTGGGCTGTTCTCATTTTACAAATGGTTTGCAAGTTTATTTTCGGCAAG CTTGAAGGCGATGACAGGagtgatgaagaggaagatgacGATGACTCATCAAAGGAAAGAAACCACAAATTGAGTCACACGAATGGTGCTGGAGCTAGAGGTCGGGCTAATGGCcactaa